One window of the Dermacentor andersoni chromosome 10, qqDerAnde1_hic_scaffold, whole genome shotgun sequence genome contains the following:
- the mRpL43 gene encoding large ribosomal subunit protein mL43: MAHKTITYIKAPLYNGVGRYVCQLQRLTLTFCKTHGSSRGMREYIERELVNFARENPGIVVYLKPRRHRDPYIVGEYLNGQRDMMRANDLTASELVKWIDHFRTRSGEPIALINKYLRTDYPSIQGFWTPFTNRPTEQNLTKFPNEELGKFKSVFPSATEQLKELAAQDSPETSQAKE; this comes from the exons ATGGCCCACAAAACGATCACCTATATTAAGGCGCCGCTGTACAACGGCGTCGGCCGATACGTGTGCCAGCTCCAGCGGCTCACGCTGACCTTCTGCAAGACGCACGGCAGCAGCCGCGGAATGCGCGAGTACATCGAGCGGGAGCTGGTAAACTTCGCTCGCGAAAACCCGGGCATCGTGGTGTACCTGAAGCCACGCCGGCACCGCGACCCGTACATCGTGGGAGAGTACCTGAACGGCCAACGCGACATGATGCGCGCCAACGACCTCACGGCGAGCGAGCTCGTCAAGTGGATCGACCACTTTCGCACGCGCTCCGGCGAGCCCATCGCGCTCATCAACAAGTACTTGCGCACCGACTACCCGAGCATCCAAG GTTTCTGGACACCATTCACGAACCGGCCAACAGAGCAGAACCTCACCAAGTTTCCAAACGAGGAACTGGGCAAGTTCAAATCTGTATTTCCAAGCGCAACCGAGCAGCTCAAGGAATTGGCTGCCCAAGACAGCCCAGAGACATCACAAGCAAAGGAATGA